TGTGGCGCCAAATTCGGTGATATTGGCAAGGATAGGCACCTGCACCGCATCGGCAAACTGACGGTACATGGATAATTCAGTGACCGCTTCAGGAAACAGCATATCGGCCCCGGCCTCAATATAGGCCCGGGCCCGGTCGATCGCCGCGTCCAGCCCTTCCACGGCCAGGGCGTCGGTGCGGGCCATTATCACAAAATCCGCATCTGTGCGGGCATCCACTGCGGCTTTGATGCGATCGACCATCTCCCCGGTCGGCACAATGGCTTTATTGGGCCGGTGGCCGCAGCGTTTTGCCCCCACCTGATCCTCAATATGCAGCGCCCCGGCCCCGGCTTTGATAACCGATTTCACCGTGCGCGCCACATTAAATGCGCTGCTGCCAAACCCGCTGTCCACATCCACCAGCAGCGGCAGCGGGCAGACATCGGTAATACGCCGAATGTCGGTCAGCACATCATCCAGGGTTGAGATACCCAGATCGGGCAGCCCCAGCGACCCGGCCGCCACGCCGCCGCCAGAAAGGTAAATAGCCTGAAAACCCGCCCGCTGGGCCAGGAGTGCATGGTTAGCATTGATAGTACCGGCTATCTGCAGGGGGGATTCCCTGTCCAGCGCCTGGCGAAACGCCTGCCCGGGAGAGGTGTGGCTCATGGTTTGCCTCATTGTTATCTGTAAGGGGGATATCTTCAGATAGCAAACCGCGTGCCAGAACCGCGCAACAGGCCGCAAGCCCGGTGCGGCGGGCCTGGTGGGGTAAAAGCGCTTCAGCTAACGTTTCAGGCCGGGTTTCATTTCGCTTCCTTGAAACAACAATGAAACACAACTACAACATATGGACAGTTTTCCTGCCTGGTATTGCTATGTCTGACCACAACGCGCCTGCGGTATCCTCCCCCACCAGACCCGTTATCTGGACCGTTTCGGTCACCCGGTTGTTTGATCTGTTCCGGGATATCAGCCTGGAGTTCGACAATCTCGCGACCATTACCCCCATCCAGCTGGGGTTTGAAAAAGCGGTGCAGTACATCCGCAAAAAGCTCACCAGCGAACACTGCGATGCGATTATCGCCGCCGGCTCTAACGGCAGTTACCTGAAAAGCCGCCTTGCGGTGCCGGTGATCCTTATCCACCCGGGGGGTGCCGATGTGTTGCTGGCGCTGGCAAAAGCGCGGCGGGTTGCCACGCGTATCGCCGTGGTCACCTATAAAACCCCGCTCCCGGCCCTGCAGGCGTTTCAGCAGTCGTTCCGGTTACCCATTGAGCAGCTCAGCTATGTAACCGAAGAGGATGCCCGCACCCAGATAAACCAGCTGAAAGCCGCCGGAATCCGGGTGGTGGTCGGCGCCGGGCTGATCACCCAGCTTGCCGAGGAAGCCGGTATGGCGGCCATTTTTCTTTACTCGGCAGATACGGTGCGTGAAGCCTTCAGTAACGCTCTGGAGCTTACCCGCCGGGCCGCTCCCCACCCGCCCCGGGATATTCCCCGGGGCGGCACGCTGAAGCCCCGCTACGGGCTGGAGGATCTCCAGGGCCATACCCCACCAGTGGAGCAACTGCGGCGCACCATTATGCTGTATGCCCGCTCCCCGGCGGCGGTGCTGATTGAGGGAGAGACCGGCACCGGCAAAGAGCTGGCGGCCCAGGCGTTACACCAGGAGTATTTTGCCCGCCGTGGCGGCGAGGGGCACCCGCCATTTGTGGCAATTAACTGCGGCGCGATCGCTGAATCCCTGCTGGAGGCGGAGCTGTTCGGTTATGAGGAGGGGGCGTTTACCGGCTCGCGGCGCGGTGGCCGCTGCGGGCTGCTGGAAACGGCCCACGGCGGTACGCTGTTTCTTGATGAGATAGGCGAAATGCCCCTGCATCTGCAAACCCGGCTACTGCGGGTACTGGAGGAAAAACGGGTCACCCGGGTGGGGGGTCAGCAGCCGGTGGCGGTGGATTTCCGGGTCATCAGCGCTACCCATTGTGATCTGGACCAGGCCATCGCCCGGGGGGCATTCCGGGCCGATCTGTTTTACCGTCTCAGCGCGCTGCGCCTGCGGATCCCGGCACTGCGCGAGCGCGGGGATGATATCAGCCTGCTGGCCCGGGGTTATATCACCCGCGCCCTGGCAGCGATGAATATACCGCTCAACGCCGCCCTGGCCGGGCGTATTACCCGCTGTATGCCCCCGCTGCTGCACTACCACTGGCCGGGAAATATTCGCGAGCTGCGCAACATTGCCGAGCGCCTGGCCCTGCTGCTCGCCAGCGATATGGTCAGTGACGATACCGACCTGCGCGCCCTGGTGCCGGAGCTCTACCCGCCAGAAAGCCCCGAACCGCCGCCCTCGCCCCTCGCCGCTCATGATGTGCTGGCGCTGCACGGCGGTGACCATCAGGCCGCCGCCCGGGCGCTGGGGATCAGCCGCACCACCCTGTGGCGGCGCTTAAAGCAGCCGCCCGGTGGGAGCCGCTGACGGGTTTATTCCCATTCGGTCCGGTTGCGGCCGTTTCTTTTGGCCTGATACATCAGCTCATCGGCTTTTTTGAGTGCCGCCTTCACTGAGCGATCTTCCCCGGGCCAGCCGGTCACGCCACAGGAGATGGTGATATTACCCACCCCCTCAATGGTGGTCTGCTCAACCACGCCACGGATGCGCTCAGAAATATCAATGGTGGCCTGGACGGGGGTGTCCGGCAGGATCAGGTAAAACTCTTCGCCACCCACGCGGCAGGCGTAGTCCGTATCGCGGCAGCTATCGGCCATGATCCGGGCCAGGCATTGCAGCACATAGTCGCCCACATCATGGCCGAAGGTATCATTCACCCGTTTGAAGTGGTCAATATCAACAGAGATTATCGCGAACGAGCGGCCGTCTTTTTCCAGCCCCTCCAGCAGAATATCCGTTGCCCGGCGGTTTAACAGCCCGGTGAGGTGGTCCCGGTTCGCCTGGTCACTCAGCCCCTTCATTTTCTGGTTGATCAGATCAATGCCCTTAAGCAGCCCGCCTTTAATGTGGATAGCCTCCTCATACCAGGCATTCACCTTCATCACGGTACTGGCGGCCCCTTCCGCATCCAGGGTGGCGGCCCCGTCAGCCAGGCGGCGTAACGGGGCGGAGATCATCCCCGACAACCACAGCAGAATGCACAGCCCCGGAATGCTGAGCGGCAAAGTGCCGAGGATCATCTTGTTCATTAAGGTGTCCAGCGGCGCCAGGGTGCTGGCTTTTGGCTCCTGGGCTATCACGCCCCACGCGGACGAAGGCACACTGGAATACCCGGCAAGCATCATGACCCCCCGGGAGTTCACCACCTCCATCGAACCGGAGCCACCAGACTCTGCGGCCTGTACCACTTTATTATTGGGCTCTTTCGTGCCGCTGCGGGTGGGATCCGGGTGATAAAACAGCATGTCATCCTGATCCACCAGGTAGACATAGCTCCTGTCATTCTGGAAATGGTTTGAGATAAGCGAACCGAGGACATTCTGCTTATTTAAATGAATCAGGCCGCTGACAAACCCAAGATAAACATTACTACTGCTGTATACCGGGTAGGTCAGGTAAACAATTCGCCCGCCGGACTCCGGCACCAGGGCGTGGCTGATAGTCTGTGTTTCTGTTTCCAGGGCCGGCTCTGCAATGGCCGGGTTCAGCCGGGTGCCATTCTGGCTGAGGTTTTGCGGATAGGTGGCTACTACCGTTCCGGAGGCATTCACAAACATCGCCCCGTCGAACCCGGAATCCTGCTGCTGCAGGCGTTCCAGCTCCTGTAACAGCGCCTCAGAGTTATTAATTTTATGCTCAACAAAATTCGCGCTGTAGGCCAGTTGCTCCATACTCACGCGAAAATAGAGCTCAATGGTGGAGGCAATACGCTCCGCATAGGCTTTATTTTTTGATAACGCATTGGTTATCAGCACACTTTCCTGAACCTGGCGCGCCGAATAAAAACAGTTCAGCAAAGTAATAATTGTGACAAATAATGCGAAAATAAGGATCAGGGTTCTGAGACTTACTTTTCTGAATACAGTCCATTGCATGGAATTTCCCCCCGTCATCCATTAACAGGTAAACGACAATATTCCGAAGAATAATGCATTATAATAAATTTATGCTACTTCCGGCAAATAAAGAAAATATCCGTTAATAAAACTAATCAATAATTTCGTCATTATAACAGCGGGCGAACACCCTATATTAATTTATCCCTCTGTTTGCCACTGATTACGCCCCTGTTGCTTCGCCCGGTAGAGTGCCCTATCCGCCCGGGAGATTACCTGCGCTACAGTATGGCACCCCTCTGAAACCGCAATTCCCATGCTGACCGTCACCTGATCACTCACCTGTGACGCCACATGGGGCAACGCCGCCGCCTGCAGACTGGCCTGTATCCGGTCGGCCACCTGCCCGGCCTCAGCAAGGGACGCCTCCGGCAGGATAACCACAAACTCCTCGCCGCCATAGCGGGCCACCAGATCTGCCGGGGCGCGAACTGATGAGGCCAGCACCCGGGCAACGGCCGCCAGGCACCCATCCCCGGCCTGGTGGCCGTAGTGATCGTTATACTGTTTAAAATGATCCACATCGAGCATCACCAGCGCAAAGGGCTGCTGGCGGGTGAGTGCCTGGTTAAGGTAGCTCTCCATTGCCCGGCGGTTGGCGGTCCCGGTGAGTGCATCCTGGTGGGCGAGAAGATCAAGCCGCGCGATCAGCAGGCGATTTTCCTGATAACGATACCAGGCCTCGCTAAACCAGCGCTGCAGGATATACCAGCCCCCGGCGAGCGTTGCCGTCAGCAGTATCCACATCAGCAGAAAGTGGCCACGGGCCCCCGGGTTAAGCCAGGTGCCAAAGACCAGAGCCGCCACCCACAGGGGGAATAAAAAAAGCAGCAGCGCGCGCGGGTGGTAATAGAGCGCGGCCAGGGCGCTCAGCATCAGGATCACCATCAGCGGCCAGCCAGAGGGCAAATGCCACCAGACGATAAAATAATAACAGCTGTAGCTCCACATCAGGCCAATCGCCAGCAGGAGCACCATACTGAGTGAGAGGCTCAGCGCCTGGAAACGGTAACAGACAATACTCAGCGCAACACTCGCCACCATAATGGCGCACATCACGCCATCTATCAGCGGTAATACCTGCTGCTGAATATGAATCGCCGCATCGAAATGGGGAAAAATAAGGTTGCGCCCGTAGACCATCAGCGCAAAGCTCAGGTTCACAAAGGTAAACCAGGGCATGCTCAGTG
This Shimwellia blattae DSM 4481 = NBRC 105725 DNA region includes the following protein-coding sequences:
- the prpR gene encoding propionate catabolism operon regulatory protein PrpR; the encoded protein is MSDHNAPAVSSPTRPVIWTVSVTRLFDLFRDISLEFDNLATITPIQLGFEKAVQYIRKKLTSEHCDAIIAAGSNGSYLKSRLAVPVILIHPGGADVLLALAKARRVATRIAVVTYKTPLPALQAFQQSFRLPIEQLSYVTEEDARTQINQLKAAGIRVVVGAGLITQLAEEAGMAAIFLYSADTVREAFSNALELTRRAAPHPPRDIPRGGTLKPRYGLEDLQGHTPPVEQLRRTIMLYARSPAAVLIEGETGTGKELAAQALHQEYFARRGGEGHPPFVAINCGAIAESLLEAELFGYEEGAFTGSRRGGRCGLLETAHGGTLFLDEIGEMPLHLQTRLLRVLEEKRVTRVGGQQPVAVDFRVISATHCDLDQAIARGAFRADLFYRLSALRLRIPALRERGDDISLLARGYITRALAAMNIPLNAALAGRITRCMPPLLHYHWPGNIRELRNIAERLALLLASDMVSDDTDLRALVPELYPPESPEPPPSPLAAHDVLALHGGDHQAAARALGISRTTLWRRLKQPPGGSR
- the prpB gene encoding methylisocitrate lyase; the encoded protein is MSHTSPGQAFRQALDRESPLQIAGTINANHALLAQRAGFQAIYLSGGGVAAGSLGLPDLGISTLDDVLTDIRRITDVCPLPLLVDVDSGFGSSAFNVARTVKSVIKAGAGALHIEDQVGAKRCGHRPNKAIVPTGEMVDRIKAAVDARTDADFVIMARTDALAVEGLDAAIDRARAYIEAGADMLFPEAVTELSMYRQFADAVQVPILANITEFGATPLFTTDELRTARVAMALYPLSAFRAMNRAAEQVFSTLRQEGTQKSVVPMMQTRNELYESINYYQFEEKLDALFASGRHR
- a CDS encoding GGDEF domain-containing protein; protein product: MKYRVGNRRGDVIWRDRHDMVRHALALSMPWFTFVNLSFALMVYGRNLIFPHFDAAIHIQQQVLPLIDGVMCAIMVASVALSIVCYRFQALSLSLSMVLLLAIGLMWSYSCYYFIVWWHLPSGWPLMVILMLSALAALYYHPRALLLFLFPLWVAALVFGTWLNPGARGHFLLMWILLTATLAGGWYILQRWFSEAWYRYQENRLLIARLDLLAHQDALTGTANRRAMESYLNQALTRQQPFALVMLDVDHFKQYNDHYGHQAGDGCLAAVARVLASSVRAPADLVARYGGEEFVVILPEASLAEAGQVADRIQASLQAAALPHVASQVSDQVTVSMGIAVSEGCHTVAQVISRADRALYRAKQQGRNQWQTEG
- a CDS encoding sensor domain-containing diguanylate cyclase translates to MLITNALSKNKAYAERIASTIELYFRVSMEQLAYSANFVEHKINNSEALLQELERLQQQDSGFDGAMFVNASGTVVATYPQNLSQNGTRLNPAIAEPALETETQTISHALVPESGGRIVYLTYPVYSSSNVYLGFVSGLIHLNKQNVLGSLISNHFQNDRSYVYLVDQDDMLFYHPDPTRSGTKEPNNKVVQAAESGGSGSMEVVNSRGVMMLAGYSSVPSSAWGVIAQEPKASTLAPLDTLMNKMILGTLPLSIPGLCILLWLSGMISAPLRRLADGAATLDAEGAASTVMKVNAWYEEAIHIKGGLLKGIDLINQKMKGLSDQANRDHLTGLLNRRATDILLEGLEKDGRSFAIISVDIDHFKRVNDTFGHDVGDYVLQCLARIMADSCRDTDYACRVGGEEFYLILPDTPVQATIDISERIRGVVEQTTIEGVGNITISCGVTGWPGEDRSVKAALKKADELMYQAKRNGRNRTEWE